One part of the Aurantibacillus circumpalustris genome encodes these proteins:
- a CDS encoding TM0106 family RecB-like putative nuclease — MRITPSLLFNYLQCPHKPWRDIYGPIPEKGTDDNPFLQMLWDRGVFHEKEIIENFAEEIEDISQGTIQERLIRTKVALIAKKKYIYQGVIEHGELFGIPDLLELQDDDQYFPIDIKSGSGLEGEDDNAGTEGKQKKHYAVQLCVYSDILIRLGFSRERKGFIIGGDKTKVEYDLDASIGVKSPQSFWSFYEEIKKTVLELIQDNTRNSPAMSSVCKMCAWHDSCKKYCVANDDMTQLFYVGRKVRDILNDELDVATVTGLVNLDLPVILERKKNEKQFLKGVGEKTLTTAVRRAKIFKDKALPVLYEKLYLPEVKFEIHFDIEDDPLQEGFTYLHGLYIRTPEGEEFKSFVAKEFSAEAERTAWKGFWDYIQTLPENDFAIYYYSQHEKTMYKKLQQKYPEVISVENLEAFFNNPNVIDLYHIVSKYTDWPLGSYSIKALAKYLGFKWEDADGNGATSIQWYNEYLTSGDESILQKILTYNKNDCQATMVLRNKLTELNLRFGCPLLVSLTFSS; from the coding sequence ATGAGAATAACGCCTAGCTTACTCTTTAATTATCTTCAATGTCCACATAAGCCTTGGAGGGATATCTATGGTCCTATCCCCGAAAAAGGAACCGATGACAACCCATTTCTTCAAATGTTATGGGACAGAGGTGTATTTCATGAAAAAGAAATTATTGAAAACTTTGCAGAGGAGATTGAAGACATTAGTCAAGGGACAATTCAAGAGCGTTTAATTCGCACAAAAGTAGCTCTCATTGCCAAAAAGAAATACATCTATCAAGGTGTAATAGAGCATGGTGAATTGTTTGGTATTCCTGACCTTTTGGAATTACAGGATGATGACCAGTATTTTCCTATTGACATAAAATCTGGGAGTGGCCTTGAAGGTGAAGATGACAATGCAGGGACTGAAGGCAAACAAAAAAAACATTATGCTGTTCAACTGTGTGTTTACAGCGATATTTTGATTCGTCTGGGATTCTCTCGTGAACGAAAAGGATTTATTATTGGTGGTGATAAGACAAAAGTGGAATACGATCTTGATGCTTCTATTGGTGTAAAATCACCTCAGAGCTTTTGGTCATTTTATGAAGAGATTAAAAAAACAGTTTTAGAATTGATTCAGGATAATACTCGTAACTCTCCCGCCATGAGCTCTGTATGCAAGATGTGTGCATGGCATGACAGCTGCAAAAAGTATTGCGTAGCGAATGACGACATGACACAACTTTTTTATGTTGGACGAAAAGTGCGTGACATCTTAAATGATGAATTAGATGTTGCAACTGTGACTGGTCTAGTGAATTTGGATTTGCCAGTAATACTTGAAAGGAAGAAAAATGAAAAGCAGTTCTTAAAAGGTGTTGGTGAGAAGACATTAACTACAGCTGTGCGAAGAGCTAAGATTTTTAAAGACAAAGCTCTCCCTGTCTTGTATGAAAAACTCTATTTACCAGAGGTGAAATTCGAAATACACTTCGATATCGAAGACGATCCGTTGCAGGAAGGATTTACTTACTTACACGGTCTTTATATTCGTACACCAGAAGGTGAAGAGTTCAAATCTTTTGTAGCCAAAGAATTTTCAGCTGAAGCTGAGCGAACTGCATGGAAAGGCTTTTGGGATTACATCCAAACTCTCCCTGAGAATGATTTCGCCATTTACTATTATTCGCAACATGAAAAAACGATGTACAAAAAGCTTCAGCAGAAATATCCAGAGGTGATTTCAGTTGAAAATCTGGAGGCATTTTTTAATAACCCAAATGTTATTGATTTGTATCACATAGTATCGAAATATACTGACTGGCCTCTGGGCTCATATAGCATTAAGGCTCTTGCAAAGTATTTAGGATTTAAATGGGAAGATGCAGATGGAAACGGTGCAACCAGCATTCAATGGTATAATGAGTATTTAACTAGTGGCGACGAATCAATACTTCAAAAGATTCTCACTTACAATAAAAACGATTGCCAAGCGACAATGGTACTTAGAAATAAACTAACTGAATTGAATTTGAGATTTGGGTGCCCACTATTGGTGAGTCTCACTTTTTCTTCTTAG
- a CDS encoding SIR2 family protein yields MSEIVSRPLFLFGNGLSIALSHEFALRNITEKFIKGLQGDERAFFHELCGKENLNFEDFESNFAQLEAAYSSLVKYRTFIESETGVFFLNKFHLTNPNLKQHEEVIKSLYDKYIFQILSLIQGNVTKAGIAEKLNGFTTFLKSQLNECEKGFIFTLNYDLLAEAILLEEIGTERITDFCSPSGHFKGSDISKYDFDPAMNDEKFGEDYNKEKVELHHLHGSLSLFYDHSRNKTIKFKNDDILTNGIYKKIEDEKWTLYPAIITGGGKSLKVTEYPFEFYYRNLKDISTYAKFTKFYIVGYSFRDEHINDLIKRWISAVVDYQNGLLIVDFKTDELSQKNFKLLVKKSLKLLKEIPETCFEFRGVNLIHDVIGAVKKPKKKK; encoded by the coding sequence ATGTCAGAAATTGTATCCAGACCACTTTTTCTTTTTGGAAACGGCTTATCTATAGCCCTTTCTCATGAATTTGCGTTAAGGAATATTACAGAAAAATTCATAAAAGGTTTACAAGGAGATGAAAGAGCTTTTTTTCATGAACTCTGTGGAAAAGAGAATTTAAATTTCGAAGATTTCGAATCAAACTTTGCCCAATTAGAAGCAGCATATAGTAGCTTAGTTAAATACAGAACTTTTATTGAAAGTGAAACAGGTGTATTCTTTTTAAATAAATTTCACCTAACTAATCCAAATCTCAAACAGCATGAAGAGGTTATAAAATCGCTTTACGACAAGTACATTTTTCAAATACTTTCTCTAATACAAGGGAATGTAACAAAGGCTGGTATAGCTGAGAAACTTAATGGCTTCACTACATTTTTGAAATCGCAATTAAATGAATGTGAAAAGGGATTCATTTTCACTTTAAATTACGATTTGTTAGCTGAAGCAATATTATTGGAAGAAATTGGCACAGAGAGAATAACTGATTTTTGTTCGCCTTCTGGACATTTTAAGGGATCTGATATTTCTAAATATGATTTTGACCCAGCAATGAATGATGAAAAGTTTGGAGAAGATTACAATAAAGAGAAAGTTGAGCTGCATCATTTACACGGATCGCTATCTTTATTCTATGACCATTCACGAAACAAAACCATTAAATTCAAAAATGACGACATTCTTACAAATGGTATTTATAAAAAAATTGAGGATGAAAAGTGGACCTTGTACCCAGCGATAATTACTGGTGGTGGCAAATCACTTAAGGTTACTGAGTATCCATTCGAGTTCTATTATCGAAATCTTAAAGATATTTCAACATATGCCAAGTTCACGAAATTCTATATTGTTGGATATAGTTTTAGAGATGAGCATATAAACGATTTAATTAAGAGATGGATATCAGCTGTTGTAGATTATCAAAACGGCTTGCTTATTGTTGACTTTAAAACGGATGAATTATCACAGAAAAATTTCAAGTTGCTTGTCAAAAAATCTTTAAAGCTTTTAAAAGAAATACCTGAAACTTGTTTTGAATTTCGGGGGGTTAATTTAATACATGATGTAATAGGTGCAGTAAAAAAGCCTAAGAAGAAAAAGTGA
- a CDS encoding M48 family metallopeptidase, translating to MQQIEISDFSIDVVRKSIKNMHLSVYPPTGRVRIAVPLNIDDEAVRLFAISKLSWIKKNQRKFEKQERQSPRAFAERESHWFEGKRYLLRVKEHDAPPKVIIKTKTHIDLFVRPKTSVEQSQNILNEWYRKQLKSQIPGLINKWEKIMGVTVSDWGVKQMKTKWGTCNIEQKRIWVNLELAKKPLNCLEYIVVHEMVHLLERNHNDRFHFHMNNYLPNWKVYREELNKMPVSHGEWGY from the coding sequence ATGCAGCAAATCGAAATCAGCGACTTCTCAATTGATGTGGTGCGAAAAAGCATAAAAAATATGCACCTTTCAGTTTATCCTCCAACAGGAAGGGTACGCATTGCAGTGCCTTTAAACATAGATGACGAAGCTGTACGACTATTTGCCATATCAAAATTAAGTTGGATAAAAAAGAACCAGCGTAAATTTGAGAAACAAGAAAGACAATCGCCACGAGCATTTGCGGAAAGAGAAAGTCACTGGTTTGAAGGTAAAAGATATTTATTGAGAGTTAAGGAACACGATGCTCCGCCAAAAGTCATCATTAAAACCAAAACACACATTGACCTTTTTGTTAGGCCAAAAACAAGTGTTGAACAAAGTCAAAATATTTTGAATGAATGGTATCGCAAACAATTAAAGAGTCAAATACCAGGGCTCATTAACAAATGGGAAAAGATTATGGGTGTGACAGTTTCAGATTGGGGCGTAAAGCAAATGAAAACCAAATGGGGAACTTGCAACATTGAACAGAAACGTATTTGGGTAAATCTTGAGTTAGCCAAAAAACCGTTGAACTGCCTGGAGTATATTGTGGTTCATGAAATGGTACATCTTTTAGAAAGAAATCATAATGATAGATTCCATTTTCATATGAATAACTATCTGCCAAATTGGAAAGTGTATCGTGAGGAATTAAATAAGATGCCTGTTTCGCATGGGGAATGGGGGTATTGA